A window from Bosea sp. ANAM02 encodes these proteins:
- a CDS encoding histidine kinase dimerization/phosphoacceptor domain -containing protein — protein MPNRPINVLYIDDDATLGRLVQRMLARHNYVVEHVETADAGLSRAAAGGIDVIILDHDLGTASGLDVLAALSADAASPAVIYVTASSELSIAVTALKAGAMDYVVKTVGEDFEVLLRAALEHAVVKTRLTRAREQAEQEVRAARDRAVTLLAEVNHRVANSLSLVGSLVRMQANSVEDPGAKAALAETQARITAIGNLHRSLYTSDDVRTVDLAGYLRSLLDEFSQSLAGSGQMPTIRFESPPVPVSAKTDKAISIGLIATELVTNALKYAYPDGQGEVRISLSRQDDVVTLEVVDDGVGWTGTGTIRGTGLGSKIVRAMAKSLATELRYRETGGRGTHAVMQLSAAGLAPPASEAA, from the coding sequence ATGCCGAACCGGCCCATCAACGTTCTCTATATCGACGACGACGCCACGCTCGGGCGCCTCGTGCAGCGCATGCTCGCGCGCCACAACTATGTCGTGGAGCATGTCGAGACCGCTGATGCCGGGCTCTCGCGCGCGGCGGCCGGCGGTATCGACGTCATCATCCTCGACCACGATCTCGGAACGGCCTCGGGGCTCGACGTCCTTGCAGCGTTGTCCGCGGATGCGGCTTCTCCCGCCGTCATCTACGTGACCGCCTCGTCGGAGCTGTCGATCGCCGTGACGGCGCTGAAGGCGGGCGCGATGGACTATGTTGTCAAGACGGTCGGCGAGGATTTCGAGGTGCTGCTGCGGGCGGCGCTGGAACACGCGGTCGTCAAGACGCGCCTGACCCGCGCCCGCGAGCAGGCCGAGCAGGAAGTGCGGGCGGCGCGCGACCGGGCCGTGACGCTGCTGGCCGAGGTCAATCACCGCGTCGCCAACAGCCTGTCGCTGGTCGGCTCGCTCGTCCGGATGCAGGCCAACTCGGTCGAGGATCCCGGCGCCAAGGCGGCGCTGGCCGAGACGCAGGCGCGTATTACCGCCATCGGCAACCTGCATCGCAGCCTCTACACCTCCGACGATGTCCGTACCGTCGATCTCGCCGGCTATCTGCGCTCGCTGCTTGATGAGTTCTCCCAGTCACTGGCCGGATCCGGTCAGATGCCGACGATCCGCTTCGAATCCCCGCCGGTGCCGGTATCGGCGAAAACCGACAAGGCGATCTCGATCGGGCTGATCGCGACCGAACTCGTCACCAACGCGCTGAAATACGCCTATCCGGACGGTCAGGGCGAAGTGCGGATCAGCCTCTCCCGCCAGGACGACGTCGTCACGCTCGAGGTCGTCGACGACGGGGTCGGCTGGACCGGAACCGGCACGATCCGGGGCACCGGCCTCGGCAGCAAGATCGTGCGCGCAATGGCGAAGAGCCTCGCCACCGAGTTGCGCTATCGGGAGACGGGCGGACGCGGCACGCACGCCGTCATGCAGCTATCCGCCGCCGGCCTGGCACCTCCGGCGTCCGAGGCAGCCTGA
- a CDS encoding Crp/Fnr family transcriptional regulator — MDKQLYLERLVLKLETHVPLPATERDKLLDLPLTLKRFEAGQDIVREGEITKQCCLVAEGLVCRYKIVGDGARQILSLHLPGDIPDIHSLLIERMDHCLGALTPAVVGLIPHDAVRALTRASYRISEAFWRETLIEASIYREWMVGIGRRSAPSRIAHLFCEFITKMTAIGLSDGVTCNLPLTQPEIADALGLSTVHMNKKLREIREAKLIRLRANRLTVLDWKGLCKLADFDPDYLHLQPGAVKIASA; from the coding sequence ATGGACAAGCAGCTCTATCTGGAACGTCTCGTTCTCAAGCTCGAAACCCATGTTCCCCTCCCCGCGACCGAGCGGGACAAGCTTCTCGATCTGCCGCTCACCCTGAAGCGTTTCGAAGCCGGCCAGGACATCGTCCGGGAGGGCGAGATCACCAAGCAGTGCTGCCTGGTCGCCGAAGGTCTGGTCTGTCGCTACAAGATCGTCGGCGACGGAGCCCGGCAGATCCTGTCGCTCCACCTTCCCGGCGACATTCCGGATATCCATTCGCTGCTCATCGAGCGCATGGATCATTGTTTGGGGGCGCTGACCCCCGCGGTCGTCGGCCTGATCCCGCACGATGCCGTCCGAGCGCTCACGCGAGCGTCCTATCGCATCTCCGAGGCGTTCTGGCGCGAAACGCTGATCGAAGCCTCGATCTATCGCGAGTGGATGGTGGGGATCGGACGCCGGTCTGCACCAAGCCGCATCGCCCATCTGTTCTGCGAGTTCATCACCAAGATGACGGCCATCGGCCTGTCGGACGGGGTGACCTGCAACCTGCCTTTGACGCAGCCGGAGATCGCCGATGCGCTCGGCCTTTCCACCGTCCACATGAACAAGAAGCTCAGGGAGATCCGGGAGGCCAAGCTCATTCGGCTCCGTGCCAATCGCCTGACGGTCCTGGACTGGAAAGGGCTTTGCAAACTGGCGGATTTCGATCCGGACTATCTGCATCTCCAGCCCGGCGCCGTCAAAATCGCGAGCGCCTGA
- a CDS encoding biliverdin-producing heme oxygenase: MIEIRGFLRDETSELHRELDAIVGGFSDRTSYARFLLGTFRHRAPVETALLRTAAAQVSAWRPRRLLPELEADLTDLDLPHPLVDPFHLSNDIAAFLGAAYVLEGSALGARMLVRGVDVLGFGPGFAARYLSAQAESLESWRALLVVLEGLDRPAWDAAAQAARAVFLHAIQAFISEELSSA; encoded by the coding sequence ATGATTGAGATCAGAGGTTTTCTGCGCGATGAGACGAGCGAGCTTCATCGCGAGCTGGACGCCATCGTCGGCGGGTTCTCGGACCGCACCTCATATGCGCGCTTCCTGCTGGGGACATTCCGTCATCGCGCCCCGGTCGAGACCGCTTTGCTGAGGACCGCTGCAGCGCAGGTTTCTGCGTGGCGGCCGCGTCGACTCCTGCCGGAGTTGGAAGCGGATCTCACCGATCTCGACCTGCCTCACCCCCTGGTCGACCCTTTCCATCTGTCAAATGACATCGCTGCGTTCCTGGGCGCCGCCTATGTTCTCGAAGGTTCTGCCCTGGGGGCGCGCATGCTGGTGAGGGGAGTGGATGTCCTGGGGTTCGGGCCTGGATTCGCAGCGCGCTACCTCTCGGCCCAAGCCGAGTCTCTCGAGAGCTGGCGTGCGCTGCTGGTCGTTCTCGAAGGGCTTGACCGGCCTGCCTGGGATGCCGCGGCTCAGGCGGCCAGGGCTGTCTTCCTGCACGCCATCCAGGCCTTCATCTCGGAAGAGCTCTCATCTGCATGA
- a CDS encoding response regulator, which translates to MIEDDEGHARLIEKNIRRAGVSNEIIPFANGTDALDYLFGSDGSGAVSAGRQLLILLDLNLPDMGGVDILEKVKANAHTRRSPVVVLTTTDDSREIQRCYDLGANVYITKPVDYDGFAHAIRQLGLFFSVIQVPETP; encoded by the coding sequence ATGATCGAGGACGATGAAGGCCATGCCCGCCTCATCGAGAAGAACATCCGCCGTGCCGGGGTCAGCAACGAGATCATCCCCTTCGCCAACGGCACGGATGCGCTGGACTACCTGTTCGGTTCCGACGGCTCCGGCGCCGTCAGCGCCGGGCGGCAGCTCCTCATCCTGCTCGACCTCAACCTGCCCGACATGGGCGGTGTCGACATCCTCGAGAAGGTCAAGGCGAACGCGCATACCAGGCGTTCGCCGGTGGTCGTGCTGACCACCACCGATGACAGCCGCGAGATCCAGCGCTGCTACGATCTCGGCGCCAATGTCTACATCACCAAGCCCGTGGACTATGACGGCTTCGCCCATGCAATCCGGCAGCTCGGGCTATTCTTCTCCGTCATCCAGGTTCCGGAAACGCCATGA
- a CDS encoding putative DNA modification/repair radical SAM protein, which produces MAQLSALEKLEILSDAAKYDASCASSSTTKRDSRDGKGLGSTTGAGICHSYAPDGRCISLLKILLTNFCSFDCVFCINRSSSNVRRARFSVEEIVALTLNFYRRNYIEGLFLSSGIIRSADYTMAELVRVAETLRRQHGFRGYIHLKLIPGASRDLIERAGLFADRVSINVELPSEAALARFAPEKRAGEIKSAMGGLKLKIEASREEREKSEKAPAFSPAGQSTQMIVGADGASDSAILKRSAWLYGSFGLKRVYYSAFSPIPDASRQLPLQPPPLMREHRLYQADWLTRFYGFETGEILGTNDMLDLDIDPKLAWALRERGRFPVDVNRADRETLLRVPGLGTRSVDRILASRRFRRLRLEDVGRLTRSLATIRHFILAEGWRPGSGLDAQNLRARLKPQPRQLTLFP; this is translated from the coding sequence ATGGCTCAACTCTCGGCCCTGGAGAAACTTGAAATTCTCAGCGACGCCGCGAAATACGATGCCTCCTGCGCATCGAGCAGCACTACGAAGCGTGATTCGCGTGACGGAAAGGGACTGGGCTCGACCACGGGCGCCGGCATCTGCCATTCCTATGCACCGGACGGCCGCTGCATCTCCCTGCTCAAGATCCTGCTGACGAATTTCTGCAGCTTCGACTGCGTCTTCTGCATCAACCGCTCGTCGAGCAATGTCCGCCGCGCCCGTTTCTCAGTCGAGGAAATCGTCGCGCTGACACTGAATTTCTACCGCCGCAATTATATCGAAGGCCTTTTCCTGTCCTCGGGCATCATCCGCTCGGCCGATTACACGATGGCTGAACTCGTGCGCGTTGCCGAAACGCTGCGCCGGCAGCACGGGTTCCGCGGCTATATCCACCTGAAACTGATCCCCGGCGCGAGCCGCGATCTGATCGAGCGCGCCGGTCTCTTCGCGGACCGGGTATCGATCAACGTTGAATTGCCGAGCGAGGCAGCGCTCGCGCGCTTCGCGCCGGAGAAGCGGGCGGGCGAGATCAAGAGCGCGATGGGTGGCCTCAAACTGAAGATCGAGGCCTCGCGCGAGGAACGGGAAAAGAGCGAGAAGGCCCCGGCCTTCTCGCCGGCCGGGCAGAGCACGCAGATGATCGTCGGCGCCGATGGCGCAAGCGATTCCGCGATCCTGAAGCGCAGCGCCTGGCTTTATGGCAGCTTCGGTCTGAAGCGCGTCTATTATTCGGCCTTCAGTCCGATCCCCGATGCCTCGCGCCAGTTGCCGCTCCAGCCGCCGCCGCTGATGCGCGAGCACCGGCTTTATCAGGCCGACTGGCTGACACGCTTCTACGGTTTCGAGACCGGGGAGATCCTCGGGACGAACGACATGCTCGATCTCGATATCGACCCCAAGCTCGCTTGGGCGCTGCGCGAGCGCGGGCGCTTTCCCGTCGACGTGAACCGGGCCGATCGCGAGACCCTGCTGCGGGTACCGGGTCTCGGTACGCGTAGTGTCGATCGCATTCTGGCCTCGCGGCGGTTCCGCCGGCTCAGGCTGGAAGATGTCGGTCGGCTGACACGATCGCTCGCGACGATCCGGCATTTCATCCTGGCGGAGGGCTGGCGCCCGGGCAGCGGCCTCGACGCCCAGAACCTGCGAGCCCGGCTGAAGCCGCAACCGCGACAATTGACGCTCTTCCCGTGA
- a CDS encoding HWE histidine kinase domain-containing protein, with product MTTVDLTNCDREPIHIPGSVQPHGCMIVCDAEAVTIRRHSSNVSSFLGLGEFELVGRRLEDVLGGPVVHEMRNALARSGVPSRAGLMPRYRLPALDRAFDISIHAFKGNAIIEFEESGPAGPSSPLEFARTLVGRLSDVTTPGQLIKNAARLLRAVLQYDRVMIYQFAPDGSGKVMSEAKRPDLESFMGQHFPASDIPQQARQLYLLNPIRVVSDSSGERFPITPVLDAAGEPLDLSYAHLRSVSPIHCEYLRNMGVSASMSVSIIVDGALWGLIACHHYSPRSLSMNRRIAAEIFGEFFALQLGALTQKQMLLAAEKARDFLNDLLSSAAHVTDASSFLGQHLAEFRNLVESDGVGVWVNGEWRAEGSAPPAAFAEELAAFAASVCEGRIWATTALGEALPEARAHADQFAGMLAIPLSQIPRDYLFFFRKELVHTIEWGGDPNKTYTTGPHGDRLTPRQSFAVWKETVAGHSKTWTPVERELAESARRTLIEVVLRQSELLADERNKAEIRQKMLNQELNHRVKNILALIKSIVAHPLAEGATIEAYVTSLKGRIEALAIAHDQAMRASGGGSLLDLVNAEASPYRTSGGTIAVRGTSVSLDARAFSVVALVIHELITNAAKYGALSVKTGELSVEWSANAGGDCEIVWRERGGPPVRPPSRQGFGSILIDRSIPFDLGGRSDLAFEPEGITATLCIPAKFVRWTEHAASPEEASVPIKGKPGRPLEGRRVLLVEDQFIIAMDCEDMLASLGASQVELCANVSEALSFLGRTAPDLAILDVNLGPETSEPIGNRLRELGVPFLFATGYDDLAILGVAEAATLRKPYNLASLEAALRRLPGIA from the coding sequence ATGACGACCGTTGATCTGACGAATTGCGATCGCGAGCCGATCCACATCCCCGGCAGCGTCCAGCCGCATGGGTGTATGATCGTGTGCGATGCCGAGGCGGTGACGATCAGGCGCCATTCGTCGAATGTTAGCTCCTTCCTCGGGCTCGGGGAGTTCGAGCTGGTCGGTCGCCGGCTCGAGGACGTCCTCGGGGGGCCGGTCGTGCACGAGATGCGCAATGCGCTGGCGCGGTCCGGCGTGCCCTCCCGGGCTGGCCTGATGCCCCGCTATCGCCTTCCCGCGCTGGATCGCGCGTTCGACATCTCGATTCATGCCTTCAAGGGCAACGCCATCATCGAGTTCGAGGAGAGCGGCCCGGCCGGACCAAGTTCGCCGCTCGAATTCGCCCGGACGCTGGTCGGCCGGCTCTCGGACGTGACGACTCCGGGCCAGCTGATCAAGAACGCGGCACGCCTGCTCCGCGCGGTTCTGCAATACGACCGGGTGATGATCTATCAGTTCGCGCCCGATGGCTCGGGCAAGGTCATGAGCGAGGCCAAGCGCCCCGACCTCGAAAGCTTCATGGGGCAGCATTTCCCGGCGAGCGACATCCCACAGCAGGCGCGGCAGCTCTATCTCCTTAATCCGATCCGCGTGGTTTCGGATTCGAGCGGCGAGCGCTTTCCGATCACCCCGGTGCTCGATGCAGCGGGCGAGCCGCTCGACCTGTCCTATGCCCATCTGCGCAGCGTCTCGCCGATCCATTGCGAATACCTGCGCAACATGGGCGTATCAGCCTCGATGTCGGTGTCCATCATCGTCGACGGCGCGCTCTGGGGCCTGATCGCCTGCCACCACTACAGCCCGCGCTCGCTGTCCATGAACCGCCGGATTGCGGCGGAAATCTTCGGCGAGTTCTTCGCGCTCCAGCTTGGCGCTCTGACGCAGAAGCAGATGCTGCTCGCCGCCGAGAAGGCCCGGGATTTCCTCAACGATCTGCTGTCGTCCGCCGCACATGTCACCGATGCCTCGAGCTTTCTCGGCCAGCATCTCGCCGAATTCCGCAATCTCGTCGAAAGCGACGGCGTCGGCGTCTGGGTGAATGGCGAATGGCGTGCCGAGGGCAGCGCGCCGCCGGCCGCGTTCGCGGAGGAACTGGCGGCTTTCGCGGCGTCGGTCTGCGAAGGGCGGATCTGGGCGACGACGGCCTTGGGCGAAGCCCTGCCGGAAGCACGCGCCCATGCCGATCAGTTCGCGGGCATGCTCGCTATTCCGCTTTCCCAGATTCCACGCGACTACCTGTTCTTCTTCCGCAAGGAGCTGGTCCACACGATCGAATGGGGCGGTGACCCCAACAAGACCTACACGACCGGCCCTCACGGCGACCGCCTCACGCCGCGACAGAGCTTTGCGGTGTGGAAGGAGACCGTTGCCGGCCACTCCAAGACCTGGACCCCGGTCGAGCGCGAACTGGCGGAATCGGCGCGCCGGACCCTGATCGAGGTCGTGCTGCGTCAGAGCGAACTCCTGGCCGACGAACGGAACAAGGCCGAAATCCGCCAGAAGATGCTCAATCAGGAGCTCAATCACCGGGTCAAGAACATCCTTGCCCTGATCAAGTCGATCGTCGCCCACCCGCTTGCGGAAGGTGCAACGATCGAAGCCTATGTCACGTCGCTCAAGGGGCGGATCGAGGCGCTCGCCATCGCTCACGACCAGGCGATGCGGGCGAGCGGCGGCGGATCGCTGCTGGACCTCGTCAACGCGGAAGCCTCGCCCTATCGGACGAGTGGCGGCACGATCGCGGTTCGGGGGACGTCCGTCTCGCTCGATGCGCGCGCCTTCTCGGTGGTCGCTCTGGTGATCCACGAGCTGATCACCAATGCCGCCAAGTACGGCGCGCTCTCCGTCAAGACCGGGGAACTCTCGGTCGAATGGTCGGCCAATGCCGGGGGCGATTGCGAGATCGTCTGGCGGGAGCGCGGCGGCCCGCCAGTCAGGCCGCCATCCCGTCAGGGCTTCGGCAGCATCCTGATCGATCGCAGCATCCCCTTCGATCTCGGTGGGCGAAGCGATCTGGCTTTCGAGCCCGAGGGCATCACGGCCACGCTCTGCATCCCCGCCAAGTTCGTCCGCTGGACCGAGCATGCGGCCTCTCCCGAAGAGGCGTCCGTGCCGATCAAGGGCAAGCCCGGCCGGCCACTGGAAGGCAGGCGCGTGCTGCTTGTCGAGGACCAGTTCATCATCGCGATGGATTGCGAGGACATGCTGGCGAGCTTGGGTGCGAGCCAGGTCGAACTCTGCGCGAATGTCTCCGAGGCCCTGTCGTTCCTGGGCCGGACGGCGCCGGATCTCGCGATCCTCGACGTCAATCTCGGCCCCGAGACATCCGAGCCGATCGGCAACCGCCTGCGCGAGCTCGGCGTGCCCTTCCTTTTCGCGACCGGTTATGACGACCTCGCGATCCTCGGCGTCGCCGAGGCTGCGACGCTTCGCAAGCCCTACAATCTCGCTTCGCTGGAGGCTGCGCTGCGCAGGCTTCCGGGTATCGCGTAG
- a CDS encoding CHASE3 domain-containing protein, which produces MPISQAFFQRSNALLLAVGIAVLVVIVATSLWLTAASERYFGEVTAARAVRSATADLLSLVQDAETGQRGYLLTRDESYLAPYSATVSRLPEQRALLERAVARLPEITPILQRVGNELDGKMAELAATVEATRKGDVETALELVRSGAGKRLMDELRADLNAILAISERELREAIDDQVTASTRLRWTTIIGAILILAMAGAASWTIISYTRELVAARREVETLNVGLEERVRQRTDALVKANEEVQRFAYIVTHDLRAPLVNIMGFTSELEAMFEPIDAYVGAGATATPEQKAAAEEALRVDVAEAIGFIRSSTRKMDGLINAILKISREGRRELRAESVDLTGLIETAAGAVHHQASAEEGGGIEIDPQVPRVMSDRLSLDQIMGNLLDNAIKYRAPDRPIRIAVRTRRERRGWVKIEIEDNGRGIAAADHERIFELFRRSGTQNTAGEGIGLAHVRTMVRNLGGDIAVRSELGKGTTFTVTLPPDLAAYRRSAEA; this is translated from the coding sequence ATGCCTATCTCTCAGGCGTTCTTCCAACGCTCGAACGCCCTGCTTCTCGCCGTCGGCATTGCGGTGCTCGTCGTCATCGTCGCGACCTCCCTCTGGCTGACGGCGGCGAGCGAGCGCTATTTCGGAGAGGTGACCGCAGCCCGCGCCGTGCGAAGCGCAACCGCCGATCTCCTGTCGCTGGTCCAGGATGCGGAGACAGGCCAGCGCGGCTATCTGCTGACGCGTGACGAAAGCTATCTGGCTCCCTACAGCGCGACCGTCTCGCGGCTCCCCGAACAGCGCGCCCTGCTCGAACGCGCCGTCGCGAGGCTGCCCGAGATCACCCCGATCCTGCAAAGGGTCGGCAACGAACTCGACGGGAAAATGGCGGAGCTCGCGGCCACTGTCGAGGCGACGCGCAAAGGCGACGTCGAGACCGCGCTGGAACTTGTCCGCAGCGGCGCCGGCAAACGCCTGATGGACGAATTGCGGGCCGATCTCAACGCGATCCTGGCGATCTCGGAAAGGGAATTGCGGGAAGCGATCGACGACCAGGTCACGGCCTCGACGCGGCTGCGCTGGACCACGATCATCGGCGCGATCCTGATCCTCGCTATGGCCGGCGCGGCAAGCTGGACGATCATCAGCTATACCCGCGAACTCGTCGCGGCCCGGCGCGAGGTCGAAACGCTCAATGTCGGGCTCGAAGAGCGTGTACGCCAGCGCACGGACGCGCTCGTCAAGGCGAACGAAGAGGTGCAGCGCTTCGCCTATATCGTAACGCACGACCTGCGCGCGCCGCTGGTGAACATCATGGGCTTCACCAGCGAGCTGGAGGCGATGTTCGAGCCGATCGATGCTTATGTCGGGGCCGGAGCCACAGCAACGCCGGAACAGAAGGCGGCGGCCGAAGAGGCGCTGCGGGTCGACGTTGCCGAGGCGATCGGCTTCATCCGCTCGTCCACGCGCAAGATGGATGGGCTCATCAACGCGATCCTCAAGATCTCCCGCGAGGGCAGGCGCGAATTGCGGGCCGAAAGCGTCGATCTCACCGGGCTCATCGAGACGGCGGCAGGAGCGGTCCACCACCAGGCCAGCGCGGAGGAAGGTGGCGGAATCGAGATCGACCCGCAGGTGCCCCGCGTCATGAGCGACCGCCTGTCGCTCGACCAGATCATGGGCAACCTCCTCGACAACGCCATCAAGTACCGGGCGCCGGACCGCCCGATCCGGATCGCGGTGCGCACGCGCCGGGAACGCCGCGGCTGGGTGAAGATCGAGATCGAGGACAATGGCCGCGGCATCGCGGCGGCGGATCACGAGCGCATCTTCGAGCTGTTCCGCCGCTCGGGCACGCAGAACACGGCGGGCGAAGGCATCGGCCTCGCCCATGTCCGCACGATGGTGCGCAATCTCGGCGGCGACATCGCCGTGCGCTCAGAACTCGGAAAAGGCACGACCTTTACCGTGACCCTGCCCCCCGACCTCGCGGCTTACAGACGGAGTGCCGAAGCGTGA
- a CDS encoding TetR/AcrR family transcriptional regulator yields MKDEIKHVTVALLLRHGYQGLRFRDIAEQLGVTRANIHHHYGNKLNLCEEVIVEYVDRTLEAWTLNWTCDKTLFEKVEGMMESNRKRYLQFNPTGKTAHPWSLIGRMRLESNVIGPRAREALANFAAQLNRLVIAGVEQAVARGELSPDAPRADIALQLVAIADSAGWITQDGGDFSRLEQLYRSVIRIVDNAYGRRKADAI; encoded by the coding sequence ATGAAGGACGAGATCAAACACGTGACGGTCGCGCTGTTGCTGCGGCATGGCTATCAGGGTCTGCGCTTTCGCGACATCGCCGAGCAATTGGGCGTGACGCGCGCCAATATCCATCATCACTACGGCAACAAGCTCAACCTCTGCGAAGAAGTCATCGTCGAGTACGTCGACCGCACGCTCGAGGCCTGGACGCTGAACTGGACCTGCGACAAGACGCTGTTCGAGAAGGTCGAGGGCATGATGGAATCGAACCGCAAGCGCTATCTGCAGTTCAACCCGACCGGCAAGACGGCCCATCCCTGGTCCCTGATCGGCCGGATGCGCCTCGAAAGCAACGTTATCGGCCCGCGAGCGAGGGAGGCCTTGGCCAATTTCGCGGCCCAGCTCAACCGGCTGGTCATCGCCGGTGTCGAGCAGGCGGTCGCCAGGGGCGAGCTTTCGCCCGACGCACCGCGCGCCGACATCGCGCTCCAGCTCGTCGCCATCGCCGACAGTGCGGGCTGGATCACGCAGGACGGCGGCGATTTCAGCCGCCTCGAGCAGCTTTACCGGTCGGTCATACGCATCGTCGACAATGCTTACGGCAGGCGCAAGGCAGACGCGATCTGA
- a CDS encoding peptidase S14 encodes MNAHSTVADDAANDLLRPLQARDFLNPPILLAGIVDHMMYAFFRDRLMSAPLEGIVVIELSTLGGDPEVARMMGEDIRFHSEQEPGRRFVFLGKAAIYSAGATFMSFFARPNRYLTRGTRLMIHERKIQANVILDGPLTMCIANLKAKLNEIEHSIQIQNEGFQNLIAGSSVTMEQVLRLAPENWYVEADEARNLGLIEGVI; translated from the coding sequence ATGAACGCGCATTCAACCGTGGCCGACGACGCTGCGAACGACCTCCTCCGCCCCCTTCAGGCCCGGGATTTCCTGAATCCTCCGATCCTGCTGGCCGGGATCGTCGATCACATGATGTACGCCTTCTTCAGGGATCGCCTGATGAGCGCTCCGCTGGAGGGCATCGTCGTCATCGAACTGAGCACGCTTGGGGGCGACCCCGAAGTCGCGCGCATGATGGGGGAGGATATCCGCTTCCACAGCGAGCAGGAGCCTGGCCGGCGCTTCGTCTTTCTGGGCAAGGCCGCGATCTACTCTGCCGGCGCGACCTTCATGAGCTTCTTCGCCCGCCCGAACCGCTATCTCACGCGCGGCACCCGCCTGATGATCCATGAGCGGAAAATCCAGGCGAACGTCATTCTGGACGGTCCTTTGACGATGTGCATCGCCAATCTCAAGGCGAAGCTGAACGAGATCGAACATTCGATCCAGATCCAGAACGAGGGCTTCCAGAATCTGATCGCCGGCTCGTCGGTGACGATGGAGCAGGTGCTCAGGCTGGCGCCGGAGAACTGGTATGTCGAAGCCGATGAGGCCAGGAATCTGGGGCTCATAGAGGGCGTCATCTAG